The following is a genomic window from Amycolatopsis cihanbeyliensis.
CAGCAGCGGGATCCACAGCAGGTACGGTCCGGTCGCGTCGGCGAGGTAGGTCCAGCCCCGGCCCCAGCGCGCCATGGAAGCCTCCTTCGCCAGCGCGGTGTTCGGGATCAGCAGCCCGTAGTACCCCATCCGAAAGACCTGGTAGACCACCGGCAGCGCGCCTGCCACCGCCAGCCAACCAATCGCCCGTGCCGGTCGCGGCCGCAGCGCCACGAGCAGCGCGATCAGCCCGGCGATGCCGAACAGGGCCAGTTCGGGGCGCACCAGCGGGCCGAGGCCGAGCACCAGCGCGACCGGCCACACCCTCGCGGGAGCGCCGAGCACGCAGCGGACCAGCAGCCACCAGGACGCGCCGAGCCACAGCATCATCAGCCCGGTCTCCAGGCCCGAGGTGGCGAAGTCCCTGAAGGGCGGTAGCACGCAGACCACCAGGGCACCCGCTGGCGCCACCGCCTTCGCGCGACCGTGCAGCCGCCAGGCCGCGTGCAACCCGAATGCCAGCCCGGTCACCGAGCACACCAGGCCGGCACCGACGGCGAGCCACTCCAGCCGCAGCCCGGTACCACCGCCGAGCAGGGTCAGCAGCGCCGTCCACAGCACGCTGGTGTTGGTCTCCACCCGCTCGCCGATGTTGAACACGGGCCCGTTGCCCGCAAGCAGTTGCCGGACCGTGCGCAGGACGATCAGCCCGTCGTCACTCATCCACCGTGCCAGCCAGGCCAGCACGGCGAAGATCACCACGGTCGACCAGCACAGGGCCCGGCTCCAGCGGCTCCCTGGCGCTCGGGGAACCGGCTCCGTGCCGGTCGATATCGGGGCGGACACTGCGTGCTGCACGGACAGGGACATGAGCCCCAAGCTAGGAACGATCTTCGACAGCCCGGCGCGAGAATCCCACGGGAACGTGACGGTTTCTCGACAGCTCCGCACCCCGGCCCTGGCATGGGCGAAATGCCCAGAACGGCGAGGCCCGGCGCGTCAGGCCATGTTCCGGCACAGCAAGGCGTCCGGGGTTCCCGCGGGCGAGCCGAGGCGCCGGGTCCAGGCGACCCCGGCCACCTGGGCGTCGCGGGCGCACTGGCCTTTGTAGTGCCCGTGCGCGAAGTCACCGCCCGCGGCCCCCGGCGGGCGGGCATCGCCCCGGTCGAACCACACGACATCCGACCACTGCCCGGGTGCCCGGCCGGAACGCACGCAAAGCAGGGCGGAAAAGTCCGCCCCGCGCAGAGCGTAGCCGGTCGCGAAATGCCCTTCGGGACACTGGAACTTGGTGTAGCCGGGCGCCCAGTCGGTATCGACATATCGCTCGTCGGTCACCACCCGGTACCCGCCGCGCCACGGCGCACCGCCCCCGGCGTCGGAACACAGCCCACGCCCACCAGTGTGGCTGAGCCCGACCAGCCGGAGCCCGTCCGGGCAGGCCGCCTTGCGGGCCCCGCGATCCCAGTCCGGTTCGGCGCGCATCCGCATCGAACGCACCGCGTCCGCGTGGTCAGGGGCGAGCTGCCGCCAGCGGTCGGCCGGCCGGGCCGACTCATGGGGCGCGGTGACCAGCCTGCGCCACGCGGAGGCGCGCCAGTCGTCACCGTCGTCGATGCTCATCCGGTTGCCCTCGGCGTCCCAGTGCACGAGGGCCCAGCCGTTGCCCCGCCGGTCCTCATGCCAGCCGACCAGCGGCCAGTAGGCGAAGCTCGTTTCGCGCGCGACGAGGAAGTCGACGAAGTTCGCGAACCAGGCACGCGCCTTCGGATCGGTCTCCTCCCGCCCGCCGACACCGAACTCGCTGATCCACAACGGCGCGGTGAAGTGCCGCCCCTCCTCGGTGACGAAGAACGCCTGCCGCTGGAGTACCGCGAACAACTCGGCGCGGGACAGGTCCTGGTATCGCGGATCGCTGGTCTCCCCGATACCGGTGGCACCGCTGTGCCGCGGGCCGGTGTAGCCGTAGAAATGCGCCGAGTACACCAGCTTGCCGGACCGCACCAGCGTGTGCGAGAGGGTACGAGCCGGTTCCAGGGTGGGCCGCCCGTGCGGAAGGCCGTCCACCGGCAGACCGAACCAGTTGATCCCCTCGATGATGATCAGCAGGTCCGGGTTGGCCTCGGTGAGGATGCGATCGGCGGCACGCCGCGCCGCGGCGTGCCAGTCGTGCTCATCGCCGCCGCCCCAGTTCGGATCGTCCAGCACGTCCCGGCGCACCTCGTTGTACAGGTCCGCGCCGACCACCCGCGGGTTGCCCGCGTACCTGCGGGCCATCCGCAACCAGTCGGCCACCCAGCGCTCGGTGGTCTGGCTGCTGTTCCAGCGCTCGTTGCCGTCCACCCCGCAACACCAGCGCGAGGTGTTGGTGTGGTTGTTCAGCACGACAGCGAAGCCGTCCGCGGTCAGCGCCTCGACCACGGCGTCGTACACCTCGAGCCGGGTGAGGCCGCGCAGACGCGGATTCGCCGCCACCGCCGCGTCCGGCACCAGCGAGCCGTCCCGGATCATCTCGTTGGAGAAGGGCAGCCGGACGCTGTTGATGCCCAGTTCGTGAAAACTGTCCAGGATCTCCCGCACGGGCGCGCGGTCGAGGCCGAGCGGGATGCCGTTGCTCCGCTCACCCGCGTGATGGTTGGCCGGGTCGGCGCGGTCACCGCTGCCCGTCCAGGTCCCGCTGGCCCCGTGCCAGTTGCCCGCCTTGAGCATGAAGCGGTCGCCATCGGCATCAACGATGTACCGGCCCTGGGTGCTGAGCGGCCCTACCCAGCCGACCTCCGGTTGCCGCGCGGGCACGGCCAGTGACGTGACGGCGGTCAGCGCCACCAGCAAGGTTGTGAACATCCTTCACATTTTCGCCGACGCGGGCCCGGTCGACAAGACTCGGCCGCTCGGAGCGGGAGTCCTGGTGCGGCGCCCCTGCTGCGCCGCACCAGGACTCCTTCAGTTGCCGGGCGCGCGGATATGGCGGCCCGGCTGGCTGAGCAGCGGCAAGTCCGATCCTCGCACGACTCGCCGCTCGATGCCTCGGTAGCCACGGTCGCACGACCGAGTGGTTACCGCACTGGTACACCAGTTTCGACAGTAAGAATATCCGGCCACGCGGTCAACGCGAGGATTCGGGCGAGTGACCGTGGCCGCACTCCGGGATGGACGGTGACCGATCCCGGAGCCGACCAGCACACTCGACCACCCGTTCGAGTGAACATTCTTCTTGTGCGACTCATCGGCGAATATCGAATATACGTTCGAGTACACTGGCGTTATTGATCCCGACAGACTCGAGCCCGCCTTCCGGCATTCCCCACCCCGAAACAGCTCGACCACGGGGACGCCCGTCCCGAGGTGGTCAGTGAAAGAGCGCGTCATACGCACCGGGCCCGGGCCAACTCCAACTGGAGGCGCTCATCATGAAGGCAACCGCACCGGCCAGCGCGACCGCGATCGCGAGCAGGCCCAGGTACGTACCACCACGGGCCAGGTTCTCGCCGCCCCGCAAGCGCGCACCGGCGATCATCCCGAAAATGACCGCGAGCGTGCCCGCGGGCAGCACGGCGAACCACAACGCGCCGAGTACCAGCGCGAAAACAATGGTGACCAGGGAATGCGGGGTTGTCTCCGGCATCCAGGGGAGCACGAGCAACCAGGCGCCCCAGGTCGACAACGCCAGAACCAGCCCGACCGAGCTGATCGAGAGGGAGGCGATGGCCAGCCCTCGGCGCGGTCGCACGGCATCCGCGGTGACGTCCGTGTTGTCCGTATTCTCCGTTATGGGCGTCTGCACTGGCCCTCCCCTATCCATGGTGGCACGTCGTTACCATCGACATCGTGCCCGATCAGGTATCCGCCGACACCCTTCCGGCGCCGTTCGACTCCGCCTACTTCGCGGATCCCTACGCCATCCTCGCCGAGCTGCGAGAGTCCGGGCCGGTCCACCGCGTGGCGACCCCGGAGGGCGATCCGATCTGGCTCCTCACCCGCGAGGCCGACATCCGGGCCGCGCTCACCGATCCGCGGCTCGCGCTGAACAGGATCCACTCACGAGGCGGCTACGCGGGATTCGCGCTGCCACCGGCACTGGACGCCAACCTGCTCAACCGGGACGGCGCCGACCACACCCGGATACGCCGGTTGGTGTCCGGCGCCTTTACCCCGGCCAGGGCCGAGGCACTCGGCGCGGGCATCCGCTCGACGGCCACCCGGCTCGCAAGGACCATCGCCGAGCGCGGCGGCGGAGACCTGGTGGCCGACTACGCCGCGCCCCTTCCACTGGCGGCGATCGGCGATCTGCTGGACGTACCGGAGCCGGACCGGGAGCGGTTCGCCCAGTGGACCAGCACCATGCTCGCCCCGGCCAACCGCGCGCAGGTCACCGAGTCGGTCCAGTCCATCCACCGATTCCTGCTGGAGCTGATCGCCGCTCGGCGGGCGAATCCCGGCGAGGACCTGCTGTCCACCTGGATCGGTGCCCGGGACCAGGCAAGCCCCGACAACGCGGCCGCCGACAACACCACCTTCGACGCCACCCTCGACGCCACCCTCGACGACGAGCACCGGCTGGACGAGAACGAGCTCGTCTCGCTGACCTTTCTCGTCCTGTGGGCCGGGATCGAGAACATCACCCACCTGATCAGCCACGGCATGCTGCTCCTGCTCCGGCGTCCCGACCAGTTGGCCGCGCTCCGGGCGGATCCGGCGCTGCTGCCGGCCATGGTCGAGGAACTCCTGCGCTATGCCCATCCGAACGTGCTGTCCATCCGCCGGTTCACGACGGCGGAGGTGGAGATCGGCGGGGTACGCATCCCGGCGGGCGATACGGTGATGCTCGCACTGGCCTCGGCCAACCGGGATCCCGCACGCTTCCCCGATCCGGGGCACCTCGATCCCGCTCGCGCGGACAACCCGCACCTGGCGTTCGGTCACGGCCCGCACTACTGCCTCGGCGCCGCGCTGGCCCGGCTGGAACTCAGGATCGCGTTCGGAGTCCTCCTGGAACAGGTGCCCGCCATGGAGCTCGCGATACCCGAGCACGAACTGCGCTGGCGGCCCTCGTTCCGCTCCCTCGGCCTGCTGTCGCTTCCCGTCCGAGGGGGGTGCGATGGACAGCGGTGAGCTTACGGTGACGGCGGTGGCGGAGCTGTACGGGCTGGAACCGCTGCCGGTGGAGGGCGGCCTGTTCCGGCGGACCTGGGCGGGCCCGTTGGACGCCACGGGCCGTCCCACGGGATCGGCGATCATGGCGCTGTTCGCCGCGGAGGACGAGTTGTTCTCGGCGATGCACCGGCTGCCGCTGGACGAGGTCTGGCATTTCTACCTCGGCGATTCGCTCGAACTGCTGCTGCTTCATCCGGACGGCAGCGCCGGCGTGGAGGTGCTCGGCCGGGACGTTCTCGCCGGCCAGCGGGTGCAGCTGACGGTGCCCGCGGGTACCTGGATGGGCGCGCAGGTGGCACCGGGCGGGCGTTGGTCGCTGTGCGGCACCACCATGGCCCCCGGATTCGTACCCGAGGACTACGAGGGCGGCGACCTGGACACCCTGCTCGCCGAGTACCCCGCTGCCGCCGAGAAGATCCGCATGCTGTGCCGCCGGGACGCGCCCCTGCGGCTGTCGGAGGAGTGAAGCCGACCGAACGAAACACCGACCGAGAGGAGCCTTGCCATGCCGGATGCCTCGCTGCCCGACCTCGGCGGCGTGGTCGCCGTGGTCACCGGGGCCAGTGGGCAGGTCGGAGGCGGCATCGCGCTGCGGTTCGCGCAAGCCGGTGCCTCCGTGGTGGCGCACTACCACCGGGACCGGGCGAGCGCCGAGGAACTGGTGGACCGGCTCCGGGCCGCCGGCGCCGCGGCACTGGCCGTACCCGCGGACCTGAGCGAGGAACGGCAGTGCCGGCGGCTCGTCGAAACGGCGGCGGACTGGGGCGGGCGGCTGGACGCACTGGTCAACAACGCGGGGGTGCAGCCGGTGCAGGAGCTGGCCACGATGTCCGCCGAGGACTGGCGAACGGTGGTGGACACCAACCTGACCAGCGCCTTCTGCTGCACGCAGGCGGCGGCCGAGGCGATGCGTGCCGATGGTGGAACGATCACCCACATCGCCTCCATCGAGGCCACCCAGCCCGCGACCGGCCATGCGCACTACGCGGCCTCCAAGGCAGCGCTGGTCATGCACGCGCGCAACGCCGCACTGGAGTACGGGCCGCGCGGGATCCGGGTCAACACCGTCTCACCCGGGCTGATCCACCGTCCCGATCTCGAGGAGGCCTGGCCCGAAGGGGTGCGGCGCTGGGAACGAGCGGCACCGCTAGCCCGGCTCGGGCGGCCCACCGACGTGGGCAACGCCTGCGTCTTCCTCGCGTCCCCGATGGCGGGGTGGATCACCGGCCACAACCTCGTGGTGGACGGCGGAGTCGGCGCCCACCCCACCTGGTGAGGAGGCACGCCAGTCACAGAAATACGCTGTTGGGTGACTGCGCGTACGCGGCCGGTTCGGAATGGTTTCCGTCATGGGACCTCGACGTTCAGTACGCCCGGTCGCGACGATCGCCCTCTGCTGCGCGGTGCTGGCCGCCGCGTTCACGGCGCCACCGGCGCAAGCCGGGCCACAACCGGCGGTGCGCATGGTGGGCGAGTCGATCGTCCCGCACCAGCTCCGGTTCCTCGGCACGACCGTCGGCGGGCTCTCCGGCATCGACCGGGACCCCTACACCGGGGAATACGTGCTGATCAGTGACGACCGCTCCTACCAGCAGCCCGCCCGGTTCTACACCGCGCGGATCGACGTGGACGCGGGCGGGGTGCACGGCGTCACCTTCACCGGAACGCACGCGCTGCGGCAACCGGATGGCAGCACCTACCCGCCACCCACCGCGAACGACGGCAAGGCAGTCGACCCGGAGGAGATCAGGGTCGACCCGCGGACCGGACACTACTGGTGGAGCCAGGAAGGCAACCGGCCGAAGGGTCAGGACCCGGCGGAGCCACTGATCCAGCCGTCCATCGAGTTCACCGCACGCTTCGGCGGGCACGTCGGTAACCTCCCGCTGCCACGCCACTACCGGATCTCCCGGCACGAGCACGGCCCGCGCCGCAACCTCGTACTGGAAGCGATCACCTTCAGTACCAACGGTTCGGTATTGACCACCGCGCTGGAGGGCCCGTTGCTCCAGGACGGGCCGGAGCCGACAACCGAGCGCGGCGCGCTGGCCAGGGTGACCAGGCAGGAGCGGACCGGAGAGGTGCTGGACCAGTTCGCCTACCCGCTGGAACCGCTGTTCGCCGAGCCGGACCCCACCAGCCCGTGGAACCCGGACACCGGCGTGCCCGCCATCCTGGCCTACCCAGATGACCCATTCCGGTACCTGGTGCTGGAACGCAGCTACGTCCCGGGCTCCGGGTTCAAGGTACGGCTGTTCGAGACGGACATCCGGGGCGCCACCGAGGTCCAGGACCGGTACTCGCTCGCCACCGGGACGGTCCGGCCGATGCGCAAGCGGCTACTGACCGATTTACGTGACCTCAATCTATCCACTGTAGACAATATCGAGGGGATGACCTGGGGTCCGGACCTGCCCGGCGGCGAGCACACGCTCCTGCTCGTCAGTGACGACAACTTCAGCCCCGAGGAAGTCACCCAGGTGGTTGCGCTCGGCCTGCGCTGACCTGAAGCCGAACTCCTCGCCCGGCCTGTAACGGCGGGCCCGCCTGCAGCGAATCAGAAGGCAGCCGCAGCCGGCCCGCTCCGGCGAGGGAGGAGACACGGTGGAACGCGTTGGCCTTGCGGTCATCGGTGCTGGTTACTGGGGACCCAACCTGGTCCGTAACGCGCAAGCGACTCCCGGGTTACGCCTGGAGTACCTGTGCGATCTCGACCGGGAACGGGCGGGCCGGGTGCTCGGAGAGTACTCCACGGTGCGCGCCGGCGACTCCCTCGAGGAGGTACTGGGCGATCCCGCGGTGTCCGCGGTCGCCATCGCGACCCCGGCCGCGACCCACCTCAAAGTGGCGATGGCCGCGCTGGAAGCAGGAAAGCACGTGCTGGTGGAGAAACCATTGGCGACCAACCTCGCCGAGGGCAGGCAACTGACCGCCGCCGCAGAGCGACGCGGCCTGGTGCTGATGCTCGATCACACCTACTGCTACACGCCCGCGGTACGGCACCTGCGCGAACTGATCCGTTCCGGGGGCGTCGGCTCCATCCAGTACCTGGACTCGGTACGGATCAACCTCGGTCTGGTGCAGCCGGACGTGGACGTGCTGTGGGACCTCGCGCCGCACGACCTCTCCGTCTTCGACGCGATCCTCCCGGACGGGGTACGGCCCGTCGCGGTGGCCGCGCACGGATCCGACCCGATCGGGGCAGGACGCGCCTGCGTGGCGCATCTCACCATCCGGCTCTCCGGCGGGGCGATGGCGCATGTGCATGTGAACTGGCTCTCCCCCACCAAGATCCGCACCATGGTGATCGGTGGTTCCCGCCGGACCGCGGTGTGGGACGACCTGAATCCCAGTCAACGACTGTCCATTTACGACAGAGGCGTCGAAACCTATGATCCGGCCGAACTACCCCCGGAGAAGCGGGAGCAGACGATAGTCTCCTACCGGGTCGGCGAGATGGTGGCACCGGCGCTCACCGAGCAGGAGGCCCTGCGTGCGGTGATGGCCGAGTTCGCCGGCTCGATCCGCGAGCGGCGCAGCCCGCTCACCGACGGCCGATCCGGCCTGCGCGTGCTGGCGCTGCTGGAGGCGGCCACCGAGAGTTTGCGCAGCGATGGGGCATTCGTGGAGATACCCGAGGAGACGGTGTGATGGCGGCACAGCCGATCGAAGGGCAGCGGATCCTGGTCACCGGGGGAGCCGGAACCATCGGCTCCGCCGTGGTGGACCGGCTCGCCGAGGCGGGGGCGGCCCGCATCATCGTGCTGGACAACCTGGTCCGCGGCCGCAAGGAGAACCTGGCTGCCGCGGGCGCGGCCGCGGGAGACCGGCTGGAACTGGTCGAGGGCGACATCAACGACACCGCGCTGGTGCACGAGCTGACCACCGGGACGGATGTGGTCTTCCACCTCGCCGCACTGCGGATCACCCAGTGCGCCGAGCAGCCACGGCTGGCGCTGGAGTCACTCGTCGACGGCACCTTCACCGTGCTCGAGGCCGCCGCGGAAGCGGGCGTGCGCAAGGTGATCGCGTCCTCATCCGCCTCGGTGTACGGCCTCGCCGACCACTTCCCCACCGACGAGCGGCACCACCCGTACAACAACGACACCTTCTACGGTGCGGCGAAAGCGTTCAACGAGGGCATGCTGCGCAGCTTCAAGGCGATGTACGACCTGGACTACGTCGCGTTGCGGTACTTCAACGTGTACGGGCCACGGATGGACGTGCACGGCCTCTACACCGAGGTGCTGATCCGCTGGATGGAACGGATCAACCGCGGTGAGCCACCGCTGATCTTCGGTGACGGCGCGCAGACAATGGACTTCGTGCACGTCCACGACATCGCGCGGGCCAACCTGCTGGCCGCCACGGCGCCGGCGACCGGCGCGGTGTACAACATCGCCAGCGCCACCGAGACCAGCCTGCGGCAGCTCGCCCTCGACCTGCTCGCCGCGATGGGCTCCGAGCTCGAACCGGAGCACGGTCCGGAACGCGCGGTCAACGGGGTCACCAGGCGGCTGGCCGACATCTCCGCGGCGGAACGCGACCTCGGGTGGCGTCCGGAAATCGAGCTGCGGCAAGGCCTGCGCGACCTGGTGTCCTGGTGGCGTACCAGCACCGGCTCGGGTGTGGAATAACCACCATTTCGTCCTTTTTGGTGCTCCCTTACGAAAAGCACCGAACAAAGTTGACCCAGAGTGAATTGAAGGTAGCGTGGTCCGACGTTATCGAATCGGGACAAGGCAAGCGGCCGAATGCCGTAACGCGATGGTCCTTCCTCTCGACTAGGCCACCGTACTGGGACGTGGGTGCGGCAGGAACGAGAGGTAATAATGCCAGCGCGAAGCAACAAGAAATATACTTTCCGGATTCGAGGTGGGCGGGCCGTCCACCTCGGACTGGTGGCATTGATGGTCTTCACCTCGTTCCTCGTCTTCTCCCCTGCCGCGGAGGCCGAGGACCCCTGCGAAGCACCCGTGGAGAATCCCGTCGCCTGCGAGAACACCAGACCCGGAACCCAGAACTGGATGGTGGAGGGGCTGGACGACTCGATCGCCGGGTTCACCACCGATATCAGCACCGCTCCCGGTGGCCGGGTCGACTTCAAGATCAAGACCAGTGCGCCGTCGATCCGGGTGGACATCTTCCGGCTCGGGTACTACGGCGGAACCGGTGCCCGGCATGTGGACTCGGTGCTGCGCAACACCCCGCAGATCCAGCCGGACTGCCTGCTCGTCGCGGAGACCGGGATGACCGACTGCGGCAACTGGGCGGTCACCGCGGGCTGGGACGTACCCGCGGACGCGGTGTCCGGGATCTACTATGCGGTGCTGCATCGCAATGACACGCAGGGTGAGAACGAGATCGCGTTCGTGGTGCGGGACGACACCAGCACCTCGGACATTCTGCTGCAGACCTCGGACTCCACCTGGCACGCGTACAACCGCTACGGTGGCAACAGCCTCTACTACGGGACCGGCCCCGGCCCGCAGGGCTCCGCCTACGCGGTCAGCTACAACCGCCCGCTGTTCGAGCCCGGCGAGGAGAACTTCATCTTCAACGCCGAGTACCCGATGGTGCGCTTCCTCGAGGCCAATGGCTACGACGTGAGCTACACCACGGATATGGACACCGCACGCCGCGGCCACCTGATCCAGAACCACAAGGTGTTCATGCCCGTCGGCCACGACGAGTACTGGTCGAACGAGCAGCGGGACAACGTGGAGGCGGCCAAGGCCGCCGGCGTGCACATGGCGTTCCTGACCGGCAACGAGGTGTTCTGGAAGACCCGCTGGGAGCCGAGCGCGGACCCCTCGGCCACCCCGTGGCGGACCGTGGTCTGCTACAAGGAGACCAAGCACAACGCCAAGGTCGATCCGAGTCCGGAATGGACCGGCACCTGGCGGGACCCGAGGTTCAGCCCGCCATCGGACGGCGGCAGACCGGAGAACGCCCTGCTCGGCAACATCTTCACGGTGAACGGGAGGCGGGACGACTCGCTCACCGTGCCCGCGGCCTTCGGCAAGATGCGGTTGTGGCGGCACACCTCGCTGCAGGGGCTCCCGGCCGGCGGGAGCCACAGCTTCGCGCCTGGCACGCTGGGCTACGAGTGGAACTCGGTCGAGGACAACGGAGCCCAACCGGCGGGCGTCGCGCAGCTCTCCCGCACCACGGTCGAGATGGAGGGGCAGTACATCCTGCAGAACCACGGCGATGTGTACGGTCCGGGCACCAAGACCCACGCGCTGACCCTCTACCGGGACCAGGTGAGTGGCGCGCTGGTGTTCGGTGCGGGCACCGTGCAGTGGGCATGGGGCCTGGACGACGAGCACGCCTTCCAGACCGGCAGTCCGACCTCGGACGTACGGATCCAGCAGGCCACCGTGAACCTGCTGGCGGACATGGGGGTACAGCCGGCCACCCTCCGGCCGGGACTGACCCAGTCGAGCCCGAGCGCCGACAGCCTCGCGCCGGCGGTGGCCATCACGAACGCGCCGGCGACCACGGTGGGTACGGACTACACCTTCTCCGGCACCGTCACCGACACCCTGGGCGAGGTGGCCGGGGTCGAGGTCTCGGTGGACGGCGGGACCCGCTGGCACCCCGCGGACTGGACCGCGGGCAGTGGCACCTGGAGCTACACCTACACCCCCGCCGTCTCCGGCACACCGCAGGTTCAGGTCCGGGCGGTGGACGACTCGGCGAACCTGTCCGCCCCGGCCTCGGCCACGATCACGGTCGACCCGCGGACGTGTCCGTGCAGCATCTGGACCGACACCGCCACCCCCGACCTCACCGACGCGGGCGACGGTAGCCAGGTGGAGCTGGGCGTGAAGTTCCGCTCGCACACCGCCGGTTACGTGCGCGGTGTCCGCTTCTACAAGAGCGCGGCCAACACCGGGACGCACACCGGCTCCCTGTGGACCGCCGACGGGCAACTGCTCGGTACCGGAACCTTCGGCGGGGAAACGGCGACCGGCTGGCAGACCCTCACGCTGCCGACCTCGGTCCCGGTGGCCGCGGACACCACCTACGTCGTGTCCTACTTCGCCCCGAACGGGCACTACGCCGCGGACAACTTCTACTTCACGAGCAAGGAGGAGTTCCTGGACCCGCTGACCGCGCTGCGCAGCGGGGTGGAGGGGCTGAACGGGGTCTACCGCGCGGGCGGTCCCGGCTTCCCCACGCAGAGCTACCAGGACACCAACTACTGGGTCGACGTGGTGTGGGGACCGGACCCCGGGCCGGACACCCGCGCGCCCGAGGTGCTTGAACACGCGCCGAGCACCGGGGACAGCTCGGTCGCGCTGGACGAGACACCCTCGGTCGGCTACGACGAGGCCGTGGTGCCGGAATCGGTGGACTTCACACTCACCCACGCGGGCGGCGCGGTCTCCGGAAACGTCTCGGTGACCGAGGGCGACGTCACCTTCACCCCCGGCACCGAGCTGAGCC
Proteins encoded in this region:
- a CDS encoding DUF4082 domain-containing protein, whose translation is MVFTSFLVFSPAAEAEDPCEAPVENPVACENTRPGTQNWMVEGLDDSIAGFTTDISTAPGGRVDFKIKTSAPSIRVDIFRLGYYGGTGARHVDSVLRNTPQIQPDCLLVAETGMTDCGNWAVTAGWDVPADAVSGIYYAVLHRNDTQGENEIAFVVRDDTSTSDILLQTSDSTWHAYNRYGGNSLYYGTGPGPQGSAYAVSYNRPLFEPGEENFIFNAEYPMVRFLEANGYDVSYTTDMDTARRGHLIQNHKVFMPVGHDEYWSNEQRDNVEAAKAAGVHMAFLTGNEVFWKTRWEPSADPSATPWRTVVCYKETKHNAKVDPSPEWTGTWRDPRFSPPSDGGRPENALLGNIFTVNGRRDDSLTVPAAFGKMRLWRHTSLQGLPAGGSHSFAPGTLGYEWNSVEDNGAQPAGVAQLSRTTVEMEGQYILQNHGDVYGPGTKTHALTLYRDQVSGALVFGAGTVQWAWGLDDEHAFQTGSPTSDVRIQQATVNLLADMGVQPATLRPGLTQSSPSADSLAPAVAITNAPATTVGTDYTFSGTVTDTLGEVAGVEVSVDGGTRWHPADWTAGSGTWSYTYTPAVSGTPQVQVRAVDDSANLSAPASATITVDPRTCPCSIWTDTATPDLTDAGDGSQVELGVKFRSHTAGYVRGVRFYKSAANTGTHTGSLWTADGQLLGTGTFGGETATGWQTLTLPTSVPVAADTTYVVSYFAPNGHYAADNFYFTSKEEFLDPLTALRSGVEGLNGVYRAGGPGFPTQSYQDTNYWVDVVWGPDPGPDTRAPEVLEHAPSTGDSSVALDETPSVGYDEAVVPESVDFTLTHAGGAVSGNVSVTEGDVTFTPGTELSPATSYTATVTAGDAAGNLAAERTWTFTTGSPRPAGCPCTIWDDFTHPVNKADPHDSAPVELGTKVRFDGKGEVLGVRFYKGTGNTGTHTGSFWSASGQLLATGTFDNETAAGWQTLTFAEPVEVQANTTYVVSYHAPNGHYAGDNGYFADSSASYGGINALADGVEAGNGVYRYGAGGEFPTSSWGASNYWVDVIYRNGLNGDTTPPQITGRTPGPGASEVDLDTAVTVSFTEPVDPTSAQFALTDPGGAKLDGELTLSADEHTVTFTPSARLAAGTGYGVSIKIADANGVPMPEPQTWSFTADGTQTCPCSLFSAATLPTTPSADDPGSYELGVRFSSSAAGTIAGVKFYKGTGNTGTHTGSLWTEGGQLLATGTFTGETETGWQTLTFATPVPIQAGQTYVASYTAPNGHYAADAFYFEQTGVTSTPLSAPATGSGTANGVYNAGPGFPTSTFRGGNYWVDVVFQAGT